The sequence TTTAATCCCAAAATCCTTTCTATCTTCTCAGCTTTTGCAGGAATCTCGCTCAATATTTTCTCCCCATCACTATAATATATAAGATATACTTTTGAAAGCTCAAATAGCACCTCATTTGGAGACATCTTGCCAATGAGATTCTTCTGTCTAAGTATATCCAAAATCCGAAAGTAGATATAAAGTGAAATAAAGGAAATAAAAAAGTAGCCCCTTACTGCATCATCGTTTGATAAATAGGTCTTGTCATTTTCCAACTCGTTCTTCATAGCGTCAAAAGCCACTTCTACAGATTCCCTTTGCTTATATAAAAGATATACTTCTTCCCCAGAACCATTAATATTTGAAAGAATTGCGATCTTCCCAAATTTCTTCCTCTCTTTAATCATATCCCTCCTTGTCCTTTTCCCATCTTCAATCATCTCTATGAATGTGGTCTCCTCCTCTGCCCTCAATTTAACATCCTCATAAAGATATATAAAGTTCTCACCAACCTCCTTTTTAACCCAGTTTATCCCCCTCTTTCTGTAAATAAAACTTCCCTCCATCTCAAGCTCATACTCTATTGCCTTAAAATTCCTCCTTAAAGGAAGAATAAACTTTATCTCCTTCTCTTTCATCAACTCAGCCAAATTATAAGAAGCAAAGCCCCTGTCTAATACTACCACACAGGACTTTATACCCATTGACCTCACTATATGCTTGAAAGATTTGATGTCTCTTATTGAACCAGGTATCGCTTTAATCATAACAGGCACATTATGCTCAGAAGAAAAGATAAGGGCAAAGTTT is a genomic window of Methanophagales archaeon containing:
- a CDS encoding transposase produces the protein DIINEIIEPLKAAFPDDYHEIMAMGIVKILQPTCLKLIKSRWEKIYLSREIEVSLSPNIISEKLRYIGSDWGAQREFFGYLLRESKYLLFDLSSIVSYSENLKLAEKGYNAEHLYLRQINFALIFSSEHNVPVMIKAIPGSIRDIKSFKHIVRSMGIKSCVVVLDRGFASYNLAELMKEKEIKFILPLRRNFKAIEYELEMEGSFIYRKRGINWVKKEVGENFIYLYEDVKLRAEEETTFIEMIEDGKRTRRDMIKERKKFGKIAILSNINGSGEEVYLLYKQRESVEVAFDAMKNELENDKTYLSNDDAVRGYFFISFISLYIYFRILDILRQKNLIGKMSPNEVLFELSKVYLIYYSDGEKILSEIPAKAEKIERILGL